The DNA sequence AAGTAATAATAATACAAACCAATTTGGATTAGTATTTCCGCTGCCTACAAAAAAAGGAAGCGCAGTAATTGCTTTTGGTTACAATCAATCTAATGATTATAACTCTTTTGTAAAATTTGATGGATTTAATTCTAATACAAATTCGATGATTCAAGATTTAGCTTTTGCAAATGATGATTTGGCTTACGAATTATATTTAAGTTACCCAACGTATAATTCAAATGGCGATTATGATGGTGATGTAACAAATATAAATGGCAGACTAAACCAAAGCGGATCAATTGATGAAGAGGGAAGTTTGAATAGCTGGCTTATGTCCGGTGCATTTGAAATTTCCAAAAATATTTTTATCGGCGGAACTCTTAATTTACTTTCCGGAGAATATAAACGAACCAGAACTTATTGGGAAGAAGATGTAAATAATGTTTATACCGGATATTTAGATTCTCAAGATTCAAGCACATTTGATTTTCAATCGTTTTACTTGAATGATAATATTATGTGGGATATCAGCGGTTTTGATTTTCGTTTGGGATTGCTTTATAAAATGAACGATATGTTAAATTTTGGTGCTACAATTAAATTCCCGACAAGTTACACAATTTTAGAAACTTATTCAGTTTACGGCGAATCTGAATTTGCAAATGCCGGATATTATGTAGATTATCCCGGAGAAGAATTTGAATACAAAATTTCAACTCCAATGGAATTAAGCGGAGGAATTTCTGCATCATTACCATTTGTAAATTTAAACGCCAGTTTAAAATTTATTGATTATTCACAATTGGAATTTACTGATGGCTTTGATGAAATTGATCTCGATACAAAAAATGCAAAAATTGTTGAAAATTTAGAAAATGTAGTAAACTACAATTTTGGTGCTGAAGTAACTTTTCCATACCCCGCAATGAAATTACGCGGCGGATTTATTTATAATCCTTCACCTTATATCGGCGATGCTTCAGATTATGATAAAAAATATTTTACTGCTGGTTTAGGTTTACCGCTTTCCAAAAATCTTATTATTGACTTTGCATATTTGCACGGCTGGTGGAATAATTTCGGCGATAATTACGGAACAAATTTATCAAGAATAAATCAAGAAATTACTCTTAACAAATTTGGTATAACCGTTAATTATATATTTATGTAAAACACAAATTCAATTTGATTTGTAATCAAAAGCACCTTATTTTCTTGGG is a window from the Ignavibacteriota bacterium genome containing:
- a CDS encoding outer membrane protein transport protein, yielding MKVKIYFVIGIFLLNCSNYIFAQNFNDAYRLSEQTVDFDARTLAFGNSSIASMGNFSSAVINPAGLATIKKSLLNFGINTNSFNNNGSIFNSSSTTEKSNNNTNQFGLVFPLPTKKGSAVIAFGYNQSNDYNSFVKFDGFNSNTNSMIQDLAFANDDLAYELYLSYPTYNSNGDYDGDVTNINGRLNQSGSIDEEGSLNSWLMSGAFEISKNIFIGGTLNLLSGEYKRTRTYWEEDVNNVYTGYLDSQDSSTFDFQSFYLNDNIMWDISGFDFRLGLLYKMNDMLNFGATIKFPTSYTILETYSVYGESEFANAGYYVDYPGEEFEYKISTPMELSGGISASLPFVNLNASLKFIDYSQLEFTDGFDEIDLDTKNAKIVENLENVVNYNFGAEVTFPYPAMKLRGGFIYNPSPYIGDASDYDKKYFTAGLGLPLSKNLIIDFAYLHGWWNNFGDNYGTNLSRINQEITLNKFGITVNYIFM